The following proteins come from a genomic window of Streptomyces sp. GS7:
- a CDS encoding beta-galactosidase, protein MGIRFGGDYNPEQWPEEVWAEDLALMKAAHVTTVTAGIFSWAKVEPRPGEWDFGWFDRVLDGLAGAGIEVCLATMTASPPPWLTRAHPEILPEGPDGQRRWPGARQHFCPSSPVYRSYAVRLVEQLAARYAEHPALAMWHVGNEYGCHTRQCFCEVSAEDFRVWLRTRYGSVDALNDAWSTAFWSQAYGDFDEVLPPRAAPTFPNPAQQLDYLRFGDHALRACYLAEKAVLARLAPEVPVTTNLMPQHKPVDAFGWAPHLDAMALDFYQDPYAADDHVRAGYVFDLMRSARGGQPWLLLEQAPGAVNWRPRNGPKPPGAMRLWSWQAVAQGADAVLFFQWRQSLGGAEKFHSAMLPHGGTDTRTWREVTGLGREFASVPGIEGTRSRASVALLADWHSWWALELDSRPSTALDHSRIALEHYRPLFEAGVACDVVPPQRELSGYRLVVVPNLYLVTARDAERLAAYVRDGGRLVVSFFSGIVDAHDRVHPGGYPAPLRELLGLRVAEFWPLPEGRSVAVGAVGAVGAVGAVGGGGTSLVEPGRDLGGAYAGRADLWSEEIDLEGAEALARFTDGELAGRPAVTRHDYGRGTVWYLGTRLEPALLRALLDDVREAAGVAPVLPGLPAGVQAAVREGAGGRYLFLLNHGARAVEVGLPGPLRDALAPRAAAVEQVALAARGVAVLTGPAARPD, encoded by the coding sequence ATGGGCATCCGATTCGGCGGCGACTACAACCCCGAGCAGTGGCCCGAGGAGGTGTGGGCCGAGGACCTGGCGCTGATGAAGGCGGCCCACGTCACCACGGTCACGGCCGGGATCTTCTCCTGGGCGAAGGTCGAACCCCGGCCCGGGGAATGGGACTTCGGCTGGTTCGACCGGGTGCTGGACGGGCTGGCGGGAGCCGGGATCGAGGTGTGCCTGGCGACGATGACGGCCTCGCCGCCGCCCTGGCTGACCCGCGCGCACCCGGAGATCCTGCCCGAGGGGCCGGACGGGCAGCGCCGCTGGCCCGGAGCCCGGCAGCACTTCTGCCCGTCCAGCCCGGTCTACCGGTCGTACGCGGTACGGCTGGTGGAGCAGCTCGCCGCCCGGTACGCGGAGCATCCGGCGCTCGCCATGTGGCATGTGGGCAACGAGTACGGGTGCCACACCCGGCAGTGCTTCTGCGAGGTGTCGGCGGAGGACTTCCGGGTCTGGCTGCGGACCCGCTACGGGAGCGTGGACGCGCTCAACGACGCCTGGTCGACGGCCTTCTGGTCGCAGGCGTACGGGGACTTCGACGAGGTGCTGCCGCCGCGGGCCGCGCCCACCTTCCCCAACCCGGCGCAGCAGCTGGACTATCTGCGCTTCGGCGACCACGCGCTGCGGGCCTGCTATCTGGCCGAGAAGGCGGTGCTGGCGCGGCTGGCGCCGGAGGTGCCGGTCACCACCAACCTGATGCCGCAGCACAAGCCGGTCGACGCGTTCGGCTGGGCGCCGCACCTGGACGCGATGGCGCTGGACTTCTACCAGGACCCGTACGCGGCGGACGATCACGTACGGGCCGGGTACGTCTTCGACCTGATGCGCTCCGCGCGCGGCGGGCAGCCCTGGCTGCTGCTGGAGCAGGCGCCCGGCGCGGTCAACTGGCGGCCGAGGAACGGGCCCAAGCCGCCCGGCGCGATGCGGCTGTGGAGCTGGCAGGCGGTGGCGCAGGGAGCGGACGCGGTGCTGTTCTTCCAGTGGCGGCAGTCGCTGGGCGGGGCGGAGAAGTTCCACTCGGCGATGCTGCCGCACGGCGGGACGGACACCCGTACGTGGCGTGAAGTCACCGGTCTCGGGCGGGAGTTCGCGTCGGTTCCGGGCATCGAGGGGACCCGGTCGCGGGCGTCGGTCGCGCTGCTGGCGGACTGGCACAGCTGGTGGGCGCTGGAGCTGGACTCCCGGCCGTCGACCGCGCTGGACCACTCCCGGATCGCGCTGGAGCACTACCGGCCGCTCTTCGAGGCGGGGGTGGCCTGCGACGTGGTGCCGCCGCAGCGGGAGCTGTCCGGCTACCGGCTGGTCGTGGTGCCGAACCTGTATCTGGTGACGGCCCGGGACGCGGAGCGGCTGGCGGCCTATGTACGGGACGGCGGGCGGCTGGTGGTGTCGTTCTTCTCGGGGATCGTCGACGCGCACGACCGGGTGCACCCGGGTGGCTATCCGGCGCCACTGCGGGAGCTGCTGGGGCTGCGGGTCGCGGAGTTCTGGCCGCTGCCCGAGGGCCGTTCGGTGGCCGTCGGGGCCGTCGGGGCCGTCGGGGCCGTCGGGGCCGTCGGGGGTGGGGGTACCTCCCTGGTCGAGCCCGGCCGAGACCTTGGGGGAGCCTACGCCGGGCGGGCGGACCTGTGGTCGGAGGAGATCGACCTGGAGGGGGCCGAGGCCCTCGCCCGCTTCACGGACGGCGAGCTGGCGGGGCGGCCCGCGGTGACCCGGCACGACTACGGGCGGGGCACCGTCTGGTACCTCGGCACCCGCCTCGAACCGGCGCTGCTGCGGGCCCTGTTGGACGACGTCCGCGAGGCCGCGGGGGTGGCGCCCGTACTGCCGGGGCTCCCGGCGGGCGTGCAGGCGGCCGTACGGGAGGGCGCCGGCGGGCGGTACCTGTTCCTGCTCAACCACGGGGCGAGGGCGGTGGAGGTGGGGCTGCCGGGGCCCCTGCGGGACGCGCTGGCGCCCCGGGCGGCGGCCGTGGAGCAGGTGGCGCTGGCCGCCCGGGGCGTGGCCGTACTGACCGGTCCGGCGGCGCGGCCGGACTGA